A genomic segment from Macrobrachium rosenbergii isolate ZJJX-2024 chromosome 30, ASM4041242v1, whole genome shotgun sequence encodes:
- the LOC136854780 gene encoding uncharacterized protein — MCHMCIQENQSPGETCVISSANTKYFEDAVAKSNVNSESLDSFEGGVSNVSGGSSIEDPTPMEMSPSRETVTYEKIESSSQRGNSKLIDSTGYSYTLKRKTNVSIHWRCVVRNKKISCMATVKEVDNTFIRGHAEHCHPPETSCAVKSKVCTLIKQKAMEDVFRPASDIVEEVLREQVNPTIPVSCLPASLNLARQGNRKRKANRPREPQDLDFEISDAHIPEHFLQRDITVGERRHLIFATDDQLKLLSKAKQWYADATFKIVRKPFTQLFSIHAFVKYDGQLMQVPLLFALMSGKRRRDYKKVLCEIRELIGGHALKVEEVLIDFEGSVWRAIPDILPNVTIRGCAFHWGQAVWRKVQELGLQSSYTNDVGTYKFLRQLLSLPYMPQEHIEELFIRFYRKAAGVNELISLLNYVKKTWINSAIWPPHTWCVFGRSIRTNNDVEGWHNRINLKARKGNLNFYLLLKLLHDEANIVNLQVRLLSEGKVLRKQQHKYNKHHGQLVKLWDEYNNNNERSARQLLKAVSHHIAVYVS, encoded by the coding sequence ATGTGTCACATGTGTATTCAAGAAAATCAGAGTCCGGGGGAAACTTGTGTAATTTCGAGCGCAAACACGAAATATTTTGAGGATGCAGTGGCAAAGAGTAATGTGAATAGCGAGAGTCTAGATTCTTTTGAAGGTGGAGTGTCAAATGTCAGTGGTGGTTCTTCAATTGAGGATCCTACGCCAATGGAAATGTCTCCTTCAAGGGAGACAGTAACATATGAAAAGATTGAATCATCTTCACAAAGAGGAAATTCGAAACTTATTGACAGCACCGGCTACTCTtacacactaaaaagaaaaactaacgtGAGTATTCATTGGCGGTGTGTggttagaaacaaaaaaatctcaTGCATGGCGACAGTAAAAGAAGTGGATAACACTTTTATTAGAGGGCATGCTGAACACTGCCATCCACCTGAGACCAGCTGTGCTGTAAAAAGTAAGGTGTGTACACTCATAAAGCAAAAGGCAATGGAAGACGTCTTTCGCCCTGCTTCTGATATTGTTGAAGAGGTACTTCGGGAGCAAGTAAATCCTACCATTCCTGTTTCATGTCTACCGGCTTCATTAAATCTTGCTAGGCAGGGAAATCGTAAACGGAAGGCAAATCGACCACGAGAACCGCAAGACCTCGATTTCGAAATTAGCGATGCCCACATTCCTGAACACTTTTTGCAACGGGACATTACTGTCGGAGAAAGACGGCATTTGATATTTGCCACAGATGATCAACTTAAGTTACTATCTAAAGCGAAGCAGTGGTATGCTGATGCTACTTTTAAAATAGTACGCAAACCATTTACACAACTGTTCAGCATCCATGCATTTGTGAAATATGATGGGCAATTGATGCAAGTTCCCCTTTTGTTTGCGCTTATGTCAGGAAAAAGGCGCAGAGACTACAAAAAAGTTCTTTGTGAAATAAGAGAACTGATAGGTGGGCATGCCCTtaaagttgaagaagttttgATTGACTTTGAAGGCAGTGTATGGCGTGCTATTCCCGACATTTTACCAAATGTTACGATCCGTGGTTGTGCTTTCCACTGGGGCCAGGCTGTATGGAGGAAAGTGCAAGAATTAGGCCTTCAAAGTTCTTACACAAACGACGTCGGCACTTACAAGTTTTTAAGGCAGTTGTTGTCGCTCCCATATATGCCACAGGAACATATAGAAGAGCTTTTTATCAGGTTTTATAGGAAAGCTGCAGGGGTGAATGAACTCATAAGCCTTTTAAATTACGTGAAAAAGACGTGGATCAATTCTGCAATATGGCCTCCTCACACGTGGTGCGTCTTCGGTCGGAGCATCAGAACAAATAATGATGTTGAGGGATGGCATAACAGAATAAACTTAAAGGCAAGGAAAggaaacttaaatttttatttacttttaaagctcCTACATGATGAGGCAAACATAGTTAATTTACAGGTGCGGCTGCTGTCAGAAGGGAAGGTTTTGAGAAAGCAGCAACATAAGTATAATAAACATCACGGCCAACTTGTAAAACTATGGgacgaatataataataataatgaaagatcgGCCAGACAATTACTGAAGGCAGTTTCTCATCATATTGCTGTCTATGTTTCGtaa